One Turneriella parva DSM 21527 genomic region harbors:
- the folP gene encoding dihydropteroate synthase, which produces MQLWGVINLTPNSFFAGSRAEGLGALNRAAQMLADGAAKIDVGAESTRPGAETISATDQLNVLFPFIDQFAAVHGQNNLSRISVDTRDIAVMRACLDKGVTTINDVSGGDDAIYELVGKSGCDYVLMHTKGDPKTMQQAATYGNATAEVLAYLQEHTEKLAAAGAKRTQIIWDTGIGFGKLAEHNLELIARHEIFSAHGVRLLAGVSRKSFIGHFTGKSDPADRLIGTLAVQTYLTLRGLDILRVHDVKEMAETLKVISAIQHYEL; this is translated from the coding sequence GTGCAGCTCTGGGGAGTCATCAATCTTACGCCCAATTCGTTTTTTGCGGGTTCACGCGCTGAGGGTTTAGGTGCGCTGAACCGCGCTGCGCAGATGCTTGCCGACGGTGCTGCCAAAATCGACGTCGGCGCCGAGAGCACGAGGCCGGGGGCTGAGACGATTTCAGCGACCGACCAGCTGAACGTACTTTTCCCCTTTATTGATCAATTTGCCGCAGTTCACGGGCAGAACAATCTCAGCAGAATCTCTGTCGACACGCGCGATATTGCCGTGATGCGTGCCTGCCTCGACAAGGGCGTCACGACGATCAATGACGTGAGCGGCGGCGATGACGCGATTTACGAGCTCGTGGGCAAGAGCGGCTGCGACTATGTACTGATGCATACCAAAGGCGACCCGAAGACGATGCAGCAGGCGGCAACCTATGGCAATGCCACAGCCGAAGTGCTGGCATACCTGCAAGAGCACACTGAGAAGCTCGCCGCGGCCGGCGCAAAAAGGACACAGATCATCTGGGATACCGGCATTGGTTTTGGTAAACTTGCAGAGCATAATCTTGAACTGATTGCCCGGCATGAAATATTCTCGGCGCACGGTGTGAGGCTGCTCGCGGGAGTTTCGCGAAAATCGTTTATTGGCCACTTTACAGGCAAGAGTGACCCGGCTGACCGGCTGATCGGTACATTGGCCGTGCAAACGTATTTAACTTTACGCGGCCTCGATATTCTGCGTGTTCACGATGTGAAAGAGATGGCCGAAACACTAAAGGTGATTTCAGCGATTCAGCACTATGAACTTTAG
- the cdaA gene encoding diadenylate cyclase CdaA, which yields MNFSPRDIVDIVLVTLVVYYGYRLVRQSRAVPILGGVALFLALTFLSHRGQLETLSWLFDSISAYFVIAILVVLQPELRRLFYQIGQARWYRTLIQVQQVPVDEIIAACKQMGETRCGALIAIVHKVGLRQYSESGVQIAGRVSRELLAAIFHGKNPLHDGAVILEGQTLISAACYLPMTASAEIKRSYGARHRAALGLSEDSDALVIVISETNGKIALAFLGEMKENVDLAELRRLLNAFNLNTLAEEWKAK from the coding sequence ATGAACTTTAGCCCGCGAGACATCGTTGACATCGTTCTCGTCACACTGGTCGTCTATTACGGTTACCGGCTCGTGAGGCAAAGCCGTGCCGTACCGATCTTGGGTGGCGTGGCGCTCTTTCTGGCGCTGACTTTTCTAAGCCACCGCGGTCAGCTCGAAACCCTGAGCTGGCTCTTCGATTCTATCTCGGCGTATTTTGTGATTGCGATTCTGGTTGTCTTGCAGCCCGAACTCCGCAGGTTGTTTTACCAGATTGGCCAGGCGCGCTGGTACAGAACGCTGATTCAGGTGCAGCAGGTGCCGGTAGACGAAATAATCGCCGCATGCAAACAAATGGGCGAAACCCGCTGTGGCGCGCTGATTGCGATTGTGCACAAAGTAGGGCTGAGGCAATACAGCGAGTCGGGGGTGCAGATCGCCGGCCGTGTCTCGCGCGAACTGCTTGCAGCGATTTTTCACGGCAAGAACCCGCTGCACGACGGCGCGGTGATTCTTGAAGGGCAGACGCTGATTTCGGCCGCGTGCTATTTGCCCATGACGGCCTCGGCTGAAATCAAAAGATCTTACGGCGCCAGGCACCGCGCCGCTCTGGGCCTCAGCGAAGATTCTGACGCGCTCGTGATCGTGATCTCTGAAACCAACGGCAAAATCGCGCTCGCGTTTCTCGGTGAAATGAAAGAGAACGTCGACCTGGCCGAGCTGCGCCGGTTGCTCAATGCCTTTAACCTCAACACGCTCGCTGAAGAGTGGAAAGCGAAATGA
- a CDS encoding CdaR family protein produces MIRRILYYIFIEDYVAKIVCFVIGCGLWFYVEVARVTQTSLNIPVEYIKKPANLYLKQGQARFVKITVRGRDEFLKFSTTGIKAEVNLANARGGDANYPLIFDARQLPERVEVASKPDTLTVGLEAGASKVVPVKVVTSGNPDAAFKLQKAGANPQQIEIDGPEAVVSSLQALDTEAVDIEGASKTITRKINLRIPDQVSTDKVRSVNVRIDFVPKTYSEEQQFDQISVRVQNLDAALNAALSDQTVQVQVQGESAAVKKLKPSDIYIYVNAEDTRYNSRTGSILPYANESGVPVKGRILNGSRKVQILSITPDRVNIRFSVKPEYAKKDP; encoded by the coding sequence ATGATACGCCGCATATTGTACTATATCTTTATCGAAGATTACGTGGCGAAGATTGTGTGCTTCGTTATCGGTTGTGGCCTGTGGTTTTATGTCGAGGTTGCGCGCGTGACGCAGACTTCGCTGAACATTCCGGTCGAATATATCAAAAAGCCGGCAAACCTTTATTTGAAGCAGGGGCAGGCACGTTTCGTGAAGATCACGGTCAGGGGTCGTGATGAATTTCTGAAATTTTCGACGACGGGCATCAAGGCCGAGGTGAATCTCGCCAATGCGCGCGGCGGCGATGCGAACTATCCATTGATATTTGACGCACGGCAGTTGCCCGAACGTGTCGAGGTCGCATCGAAACCCGACACGCTTACCGTCGGCCTGGAAGCGGGCGCATCGAAGGTTGTGCCGGTCAAAGTCGTGACGAGTGGAAATCCTGATGCAGCATTTAAATTGCAGAAGGCGGGCGCGAATCCGCAGCAGATCGAAATCGACGGGCCTGAAGCTGTGGTGTCGTCTCTGCAGGCGCTCGATACCGAAGCGGTCGACATCGAAGGCGCGTCTAAAACCATTACACGCAAAATAAACCTGCGCATACCCGATCAGGTTTCAACCGACAAAGTGCGCAGCGTGAACGTGCGCATCGACTTTGTACCAAAGACGTACAGCGAAGAGCAGCAGTTCGACCAGATTTCGGTCAGGGTGCAGAATCTTGACGCTGCCCTCAACGCAGCGCTCTCAGACCAGACCGTGCAGGTTCAGGTTCAGGGTGAGAGCGCAGCGGTTAAGAAACTCAAGCCCAGCGATATTTATATATACGTCAACGCCGAAGACACACGCTACAACAGCCGCACCGGCAGTATCTTGCCCTACGCGAATGAATCGGGTGTGCCGGTCAAAGGCCGAATTCTGAACGGTTCGCGCAAGGTGCAGATCTTGAGCATCACGCCCGACCGGGTCAACATTCGTTTTTCTGTAAAACCCGAATATGCAAAGAAAGACCCTTAA
- a CDS encoding pyridoxine 5'-phosphate synthase, which produces MPFENAMIKLGVNIDHVATLRNARGENDPALIELALIAQNAGADLITVHLREDRRHIRDADVFDLKKHLKVPLNFEMALSEEILAIALKLQPSTACIVPERREEITTEGGLNVGQFADTVKSFTERLQAKGIEVFLFIEPDIFSVKAAAATGARGIEFHTGAYARSFTHLPQRKNELKRLESATTAALEFGLEVHAGHGLNYFNVTEIAAIEGITELNIGHAIIARSLAVGLDEAIFEMRTAMSR; this is translated from the coding sequence ATGCCTTTTGAAAATGCGATGATAAAACTCGGCGTGAATATTGACCATGTCGCGACGCTGCGCAATGCACGAGGAGAAAACGACCCGGCGCTCATTGAACTTGCGCTCATCGCGCAGAATGCGGGTGCCGACCTTATCACGGTGCATCTGCGCGAAGACAGGCGGCATATTCGTGACGCCGACGTCTTTGATCTCAAGAAACACCTGAAAGTACCGCTGAATTTTGAAATGGCACTCTCAGAAGAAATTCTCGCGATCGCGTTGAAACTGCAACCCTCGACCGCATGCATTGTGCCCGAAAGGCGCGAAGAGATTACGACTGAGGGAGGTCTCAATGTCGGCCAGTTTGCCGACACGGTAAAGAGCTTCACGGAGCGCCTGCAGGCAAAGGGCATCGAAGTGTTTCTTTTTATTGAGCCCGACATTTTTTCGGTCAAAGCCGCCGCAGCGACAGGGGCGCGTGGTATCGAATTCCATACCGGCGCTTATGCACGTTCTTTCACCCACCTGCCGCAGCGCAAGAATGAGCTGAAACGCCTTGAATCGGCAACCACTGCCGCGCTCGAGTTTGGTCTCGAAGTACACGCCGGCCACGGCCTGAACTATTTTAATGTCACCGAAATTGCTGCGATTGAAGGTATTACCGAACTCAATATCGGCCATGCGATTATTGCGCGCAGTCTGGCCGTAGGGTTAGACGAAGCAATCTTTGAAATGCGCACGGCGATGAGCCGGTAA
- a CDS encoding UbiD family decarboxylase → MGYATLYDTVRDLEKHGRLIRVSEEIDSDLEMAAVHRRINAQQGPALFFENIKGRDFPAVSNLFGTGERSHFLFRDSFSAVREVLQLRKRPMSVLNPRTFFSAIKIGVLALPRPAIFAGSFDPVSITRVPVTKSWPKDGGNFVTLPLVYTEHPEHPGVMRSNLGMYRVQTSGNSYSDDQTMGIHYQLHRGIGIHHTAAAKMKQPLKVTVIVGGPPALMLAAVMPLPETISELIFASMLGRRMFRYRRRQGYLLSPQADFFIHGEISPNETLPEGPFGDHLGYYSLTHDFPVLRVKKILARRRHAIWPFTVVGRPPQEDSAFGRLIHELTDGLIENEIPGVRAVHAVDAAGVHPLLLAVGSERYMPYLAPQPREILTQANAILGFNQMSLAKYLFIAAEEGAARLSVHRVEEFLRYVLERLDFSRDLHFQTRTTMDTLDYSGGSLNEGSKLVLAAYGPKLRELATEIPARSISRYNFRDVKLAMPGVLAVRTTAFKDYKGSEFEMRTVASAARPLAEAGIALVVLVDDAEFAAQSLDNFLWVTFTRSDPARDIYGVEANVQHKHWGCKAPLIIDARVKHHHAGVLTEDPKVTQRIERFFRRDASLGKFSL, encoded by the coding sequence ATGGGCTACGCGACTCTTTATGATACCGTAAGAGACCTCGAGAAACACGGCCGGCTGATTCGCGTCAGTGAAGAGATCGACAGCGATTTAGAGATGGCCGCCGTGCACCGGCGCATCAATGCGCAGCAGGGCCCCGCGCTGTTTTTTGAGAATATCAAGGGCAGGGATTTTCCCGCGGTATCGAACCTTTTCGGTACGGGCGAGCGTTCGCATTTTCTGTTTCGTGATTCATTTTCGGCCGTGCGCGAAGTTCTGCAACTCAGAAAAAGACCGATGTCGGTTCTGAATCCGCGTACTTTTTTCAGCGCGATCAAGATCGGCGTGCTTGCGCTGCCACGCCCCGCAATCTTTGCGGGCAGCTTTGACCCCGTGTCGATCACGCGGGTGCCGGTCACCAAGTCGTGGCCCAAAGACGGTGGCAATTTTGTCACGCTGCCGCTTGTCTATACCGAGCACCCGGAACACCCCGGCGTTATGCGCTCGAATCTCGGTATGTACCGCGTGCAAACGAGTGGCAACAGCTACAGCGACGATCAGACGATGGGGATACACTACCAGCTGCACCGCGGTATTGGCATTCACCACACCGCGGCGGCGAAAATGAAGCAGCCGCTCAAGGTGACGGTGATTGTCGGTGGCCCGCCGGCGCTGATGCTCGCGGCGGTAATGCCGCTACCTGAAACAATTTCAGAGCTCATCTTTGCCTCGATGTTAGGCCGGCGCATGTTCAGGTACCGGCGCCGCCAGGGTTATCTTCTTTCGCCTCAGGCGGATTTTTTTATTCACGGCGAGATCTCACCCAATGAGACGCTGCCCGAAGGGCCGTTCGGCGACCATCTCGGTTATTACAGCTTGACGCATGATTTTCCGGTATTGCGCGTCAAAAAGATTCTGGCGCGCAGGCGTCATGCGATCTGGCCGTTTACGGTGGTCGGCAGGCCCCCGCAAGAAGATTCAGCGTTTGGTAGACTTATTCACGAACTGACAGACGGTCTGATTGAAAATGAGATACCGGGAGTGCGCGCAGTGCACGCAGTCGATGCAGCGGGTGTGCACCCGCTGCTTCTGGCAGTCGGTTCTGAGCGGTACATGCCATATCTGGCTCCGCAACCTCGTGAAATTCTGACGCAGGCAAATGCGATTCTGGGGTTCAACCAGATGTCGCTCGCGAAATATCTGTTCATCGCGGCTGAAGAAGGTGCAGCCCGCCTCTCGGTGCACCGCGTTGAAGAGTTTTTGCGCTACGTACTCGAGCGTCTCGACTTCTCACGCGATCTGCACTTTCAGACACGCACAACGATGGATACGCTCGACTATTCGGGTGGTAGCCTAAACGAAGGCTCAAAGCTCGTGCTGGCTGCGTATGGGCCCAAACTTCGCGAACTCGCCACCGAAATTCCGGCACGTTCGATCAGCCGATACAATTTTCGCGACGTGAAACTGGCAATGCCCGGTGTTCTCGCGGTGCGCACGACCGCCTTTAAAGACTACAAGGGAAGTGAATTCGAAATGCGCACAGTTGCATCGGCTGCGCGGCCGCTCGCCGAGGCGGGCATTGCCCTCGTGGTGCTCGTCGACGATGCAGAATTTGCCGCGCAGTCGCTGGATAATTTTCTCTGGGTCACGTTTACGCGCTCAGACCCAGCGCGCGATATTTACGGTGTTGAAGCGAACGTGCAGCATAAACACTGGGGCTGTAAGGCGCCGCTCATCATCGATGCACGGGTGAAGCACCACCACGCAGGTGTTTTGACCGAAGACCCTAAGGTGACGCAGCGTATCGAAAGGTTCTTTCGCCGCGATGCCTCACTGGGTAAGTTCTCCCTTTGA
- a CDS encoding NUDIX domain-containing protein has product MLKNLFGAFRTPKTHRNPVPTVDIIIEIGGKIVLIERRHEPFGWAIPGGFVDYGESLEDAARREAKEETSLDVRLKSLLGVYSKPSRDPRRHTISAVYLASAKGKPEAADDAKNLGLFSLNALPPALAFDHAEILSDYRRFRKSGKLPPLG; this is encoded by the coding sequence ATGCTAAAAAACCTTTTCGGCGCCTTTCGCACCCCTAAGACGCACCGCAACCCTGTACCGACAGTTGACATCATTATTGAAATCGGCGGTAAGATTGTGCTGATCGAACGGCGCCATGAGCCATTCGGCTGGGCGATTCCCGGCGGATTCGTTGACTATGGCGAAAGCCTTGAAGACGCCGCACGGCGGGAGGCTAAAGAAGAGACGAGCCTTGATGTGAGGTTAAAATCGCTGTTGGGTGTTTATTCGAAGCCCAGCCGCGACCCACGTAGGCACACCATTTCGGCAGTCTATTTAGCGTCTGCAAAAGGCAAACCCGAGGCGGCAGACGATGCGAAAAATCTCGGTCTCTTTTCGCTGAACGCTTTGCCGCCCGCGCTGGCGTTTGACCATGCGGAAATTCTGAGCGACTATCGCCGTTTCAGAAAATCGGGTAAATTGCCGCCGCTGGGGTGA
- the yihA gene encoding ribosome biogenesis GTP-binding protein YihA/YsxC — protein MITGKKVFNDGDRIRATYLGKFSEAKLLPPAATEIAFIGRSNSGKSSLLRALINADKMPQVSAKPGSTRLMHAYRLGNDAENQNGLMLVDFPGYGYAKSSAVFRARFSEMLLDYLQSKRNVRALCLMMDSRRMPEEEELEIAKIARQRHTSLLLCLNKVDQLNQKELAALTKTWAGNKTFFEILAVSAAKRQNLDYLRTFILSSGT, from the coding sequence ATGATCACCGGCAAGAAAGTTTTTAATGACGGTGATCGCATTCGCGCAACTTATCTCGGTAAATTCAGCGAAGCAAAACTTTTACCCCCAGCCGCGACTGAAATTGCCTTTATCGGCCGTTCGAACAGCGGCAAGTCTTCGCTGCTTCGGGCGTTGATCAACGCCGACAAGATGCCGCAGGTTTCGGCGAAACCTGGCAGCACTCGGCTCATGCATGCATATCGACTGGGCAACGACGCTGAAAATCAGAATGGCCTCATGCTTGTGGATTTTCCCGGTTACGGTTATGCGAAAAGTTCGGCGGTCTTTCGCGCCCGTTTTTCTGAAATGCTGCTCGACTATCTGCAGAGTAAACGTAACGTTCGCGCGCTCTGCCTCATGATGGACTCAAGGCGCATGCCCGAAGAAGAAGAGCTTGAAATTGCGAAAATCGCACGGCAGAGGCATACATCCTTATTACTATGTTTAAACAAGGTCGACCAGCTGAACCAGAAAGAACTCGCAGCGCTTACCAAAACCTGGGCGGGTAACAAGACATTCTTTGAAATTCTCGCGGTTTCGGCGGCTAAACGGCAGAATCTCGATTACCTGCGCACGTTTATTCTCTCATCGGGAACCTGA
- a CDS encoding NAD(P)H-dependent flavin oxidoreductase, translating to MQIETAVTRMLGIDLPIIGAPMFLVSYPDLVCAVSNAGGIGTMPALNYRTTDELRKGLSEIRARTSKPIGINLILHKEHNPKWAEQFQVCLEFKVELLITSLGSPRSIVKEAKSVGSKVFCDVTTLKHANIVAKSGADALIAVAQGAGGHAGAISPFALIPYLKQELPDLPVVASGAISNGRQMAAALALGADAVYVGTRLIATPEANAYDEYKQMLIDSAPEEIIYSPKISGIPANWLKRSIDKLDPDFKPDTGLNVDAKSWKEVWSAGHGVAQISDIRPAGDIITSMADDYQQVKKGLP from the coding sequence ATGCAGATTGAAACCGCGGTGACGCGCATGCTGGGCATAGACCTGCCGATTATCGGCGCGCCGATGTTTTTGGTGTCGTACCCCGATCTCGTTTGCGCGGTTTCGAATGCGGGCGGTATCGGCACGATGCCCGCTCTGAACTACCGCACAACCGACGAACTGCGCAAAGGCCTCAGCGAAATCAGAGCCCGCACTTCAAAACCCATAGGCATCAATCTTATCCTGCACAAAGAGCATAACCCGAAATGGGCCGAACAGTTTCAGGTATGCCTCGAGTTCAAGGTTGAACTTCTGATCACGTCGCTCGGTTCGCCTCGTAGCATCGTGAAAGAAGCTAAGTCCGTTGGCTCAAAAGTTTTCTGTGACGTCACGACGCTGAAACACGCGAACATCGTCGCCAAGTCGGGCGCCGACGCGCTGATCGCCGTAGCGCAGGGGGCAGGGGGGCACGCTGGCGCGATCAGCCCCTTCGCGCTCATACCATACCTCAAACAAGAGCTGCCCGATCTACCCGTCGTCGCCTCGGGCGCGATCTCAAACGGCAGGCAGATGGCAGCGGCACTTGCGCTCGGCGCCGACGCGGTTTATGTGGGGACGCGCCTCATCGCGACACCCGAAGCGAACGCATACGACGAATACAAACAGATGCTGATTGATTCTGCGCCTGAAGAAATTATCTATTCACCGAAGATTTCAGGCATACCCGCGAACTGGCTCAAGCGTTCGATCGATAAACTAGACCCTGACTTCAAGCCAGACACTGGTCTAAACGTCGATGCGAAATCATGGAAAGAAGTCTGGTCTGCGGGTCACGGCGTCGCGCAGATTTCAGATATCCGTCCGGCAGGCGACATCATCACCAGCATGGCAGACGATTACCAGCAAGTCAAAAAGGGGCTACCATAA
- the tatC gene encoding twin-arginine translocase subunit TatC, giving the protein MDGVAAANSDIKKLRQEQGYMPMAEHLGELRNRLMRAALWIVAFAALSYIFYSEVWQFIMGPVADLIRKSREPGMPAVKIMTTRLGDNFAIEFKVLLLSGFIAGFPMILFEIWRFITPALTAGIRRWGSVILISSVSLFWCGVLFARLVTWKTVADFLVFQWLPPALVISATETIRPEINLTVGDYLSFFTGFHVAFGLSFQLPIVSVILGSMGIISSGLFFRFWRHAIVILCVFSIVVMPPDVFAMLSLMVPMLGLYFLSALLVRMIERRA; this is encoded by the coding sequence ATGGACGGCGTAGCGGCAGCGAATTCTGATATCAAAAAACTGCGGCAAGAGCAGGGCTACATGCCGATGGCCGAGCACCTTGGCGAACTCAGAAACCGCCTCATGCGCGCCGCGCTCTGGATCGTGGCTTTTGCTGCCTTGAGCTACATTTTCTACAGCGAAGTCTGGCAGTTCATCATGGGCCCGGTCGCCGACCTCATTCGCAAATCGCGCGAACCTGGCATGCCGGCAGTCAAGATCATGACCACACGCCTCGGCGATAACTTCGCGATCGAATTCAAGGTGCTGCTGCTTTCGGGGTTTATCGCGGGCTTTCCGATGATTCTTTTCGAGATCTGGCGGTTCATCACGCCCGCCCTCACGGCTGGCATTCGCCGCTGGGGCAGCGTGATTCTGATCTCATCGGTATCGCTCTTCTGGTGCGGCGTGCTGTTCGCGCGCCTTGTCACCTGGAAAACCGTTGCGGATTTCTTGGTCTTTCAATGGTTGCCGCCTGCGCTCGTCATCTCAGCCACCGAAACAATTCGGCCCGAGATCAACCTGACGGTTGGCGACTACCTCTCATTTTTCACCGGCTTTCATGTTGCGTTCGGCCTCAGCTTTCAGCTGCCGATTGTCTCTGTGATTCTGGGCTCGATGGGTATTATCTCAAGCGGTTTATTCTTCCGTTTCTGGCGCCACGCGATCGTTATTCTCTGTGTTTTCTCGATTGTCGTGATGCCACCCGACGTCTTTGCGATGCTCTCGCTTATGGTGCCGATGCTCGGTTTGTATTTTCTATCGGCGCTGCTGGTGCGCATGATTGAACGGCGGGCATGA
- a CDS encoding Mpo1-like protein: MLITPNLIRWQYEGYAKYHANRVNLFIHILTAPIFFAATVSLTVHLALVEWPVAAASFGAMVFVLLVQGFGHKREKVPPERFQSPLDFIARFSMENLFTFWRFVFSGKWRRQLNSPE, translated from the coding sequence ATGCTCATTACTCCCAATCTTATCCGCTGGCAATATGAGGGCTATGCGAAGTACCATGCAAACCGAGTGAATTTGTTCATCCATATACTGACAGCGCCGATCTTTTTTGCCGCAACGGTATCTCTTACCGTTCACCTTGCATTGGTCGAATGGCCTGTGGCCGCAGCGTCGTTTGGCGCCATGGTGTTTGTACTGTTGGTACAGGGATTCGGGCACAAGCGGGAAAAAGTGCCGCCTGAGCGATTTCAGTCTCCGTTAGATTTTATCGCCCGCTTCTCCATGGAAAACCTATTCACGTTCTGGCGGTTTGTCTTTTCGGGCAAATGGCGCCGGCAGTTGAACTCACCCGAATGA
- a CDS encoding LTA synthase family protein produces the protein MSFAIRTFALLFFWHLCWRFVFSGVIRQSGFASDGWAFFKNGFVSDLVFVTILTGALLLIDRWSKRAGRFASYLLFGTLVLGFIFVTGYFQIFEKPAEFATVGAGLGTIAAEFFHSALKEISPEIATFAVGLLLSWALIIARHHSRRLGLHFGGAALALPVIAILVSHNLMIFPEAPTREAARWQGSEHTNPFVYALLKSYSRKKVDAPPQEAVAAAGELWRSRSVLDSAEIPATQVKRKHYNVIFYIMESTSSKYTSMVVKGKQVMPVFQNLRKQAFVTRRHYSQFPLSVNARYNALMSAYNPPNKNWLPMSEPNFPAPTVFEVFKDAGYRTAVLHTASLDNWSYRDFLKNRRIDYQADMVTLAGPGVVKTSGFSIDDRAYIAPAMKFIADSKEKPWFITFIPVMPHHPYTIPFAEYELYSPAEIEATPSRSERLLKEYLNGLHYADATLGELVRALENANQLDDTLLCIFADHGEAFYQHAGNYLHALQLYEENVAIPFIIYNRKLFAEKKVYPGISRNIDVAPTALDLAGIKAPPSFMGVSLVRAHRPNLAYFHTDWENDISGLRDGNFKYIYRATENREELYDLAADPDEKHDLITKRFDIAAKLRSEALKARQTQRDWYMKYRGR, from the coding sequence ATGTCTTTCGCAATCCGCACGTTCGCGCTTTTGTTTTTCTGGCACCTCTGCTGGCGGTTCGTTTTCAGCGGCGTGATTCGCCAGAGCGGGTTTGCGAGCGACGGCTGGGCATTCTTCAAGAACGGGTTTGTATCAGATCTGGTGTTCGTCACGATTCTCACGGGGGCGCTGCTTTTGATCGATCGCTGGTCGAAACGTGCAGGCCGGTTTGCGTCTTATTTGCTGTTCGGAACCCTGGTTTTAGGATTCATTTTCGTCACGGGATATTTTCAGATTTTTGAAAAACCCGCTGAGTTCGCGACAGTCGGCGCGGGCCTTGGCACGATCGCCGCCGAGTTCTTTCACTCGGCGCTCAAAGAGATTTCACCCGAAATTGCCACGTTTGCCGTTGGGCTCTTGCTTTCATGGGCGCTCATCATCGCGCGGCACCACAGCCGCAGGCTCGGTCTGCATTTTGGCGGCGCCGCGCTCGCTCTGCCGGTGATCGCAATTCTGGTTTCGCACAACCTCATGATTTTTCCCGAGGCGCCGACACGCGAGGCCGCGCGCTGGCAAGGCAGCGAACACACGAACCCATTTGTCTATGCGCTGCTAAAATCTTATTCCCGTAAAAAGGTGGATGCACCGCCGCAAGAGGCCGTCGCGGCTGCGGGCGAACTCTGGCGCTCGCGTTCTGTGCTCGATTCCGCAGAGATACCGGCGACGCAGGTCAAGCGTAAGCATTATAACGTCATTTTCTATATCATGGAATCGACTTCATCGAAGTACACCTCGATGGTCGTCAAAGGCAAACAGGTGATGCCGGTCTTTCAAAACCTGAGAAAGCAGGCCTTCGTGACGCGGCGGCACTACTCGCAGTTTCCGCTTTCAGTGAACGCGCGGTATAACGCCCTCATGTCGGCGTACAATCCGCCGAATAAAAACTGGCTGCCGATGAGCGAACCGAACTTTCCCGCGCCGACGGTGTTTGAGGTTTTCAAAGACGCCGGCTACAGAACTGCGGTCTTGCACACCGCGAGCCTCGACAACTGGAGCTACCGCGACTTTCTAAAGAACCGCCGCATCGACTACCAGGCTGACATGGTCACGCTGGCGGGCCCGGGTGTCGTCAAAACCAGCGGTTTTTCAATCGACGACCGGGCCTATATCGCTCCCGCGATGAAGTTTATCGCTGACTCAAAAGAGAAGCCGTGGTTTATCACGTTTATTCCGGTGATGCCGCACCACCCCTACACGATTCCGTTTGCAGAATATGAACTCTATTCGCCCGCAGAAATTGAAGCAACGCCGTCGCGCAGCGAGCGTCTGCTCAAAGAATACCTGAATGGCCTGCACTATGCCGACGCGACGCTCGGCGAACTTGTGAGGGCGCTAGAAAACGCCAACCAACTCGACGACACCCTGCTCTGTATCTTCGCCGACCATGGCGAAGCTTTTTACCAGCATGCCGGCAACTATCTGCACGCGCTGCAGCTCTATGAAGAAAATGTCGCGATACCGTTTATTATCTATAACCGAAAGCTGTTTGCCGAAAAAAAAGTCTACCCTGGCATCTCGCGTAACATCGACGTCGCCCCCACGGCGCTTGATCTCGCTGGCATTAAAGCTCCCCCTTCGTTCATGGGAGTGTCACTCGTCAGGGCGCACCGCCCTAACCTTGCATATTTTCACACCGACTGGGAAAATGACATCTCGGGCCTGCGTGACGGTAACTTCAAGTACATCTATCGGGCGACAGAAAACCGCGAAGAACTCTACGATCTCGCAGCAGACCCCGACGAAAAGCACGACCTTATCACCAAACGCTTCGACATCGCCGCAAAGCTCAGGTCCGAAGCGCTGAAGGCCCGGCAGACGCAGCGTGATTGGTATATGAAATATCGTGGGCGGTGA